A single Cryomorphaceae bacterium DNA region contains:
- a CDS encoding mannose-1-phosphate guanylyltransferase: protein MNTHTYSVIMAGGIGSRFWPMSRTTNPKQFLDILGTGKTLIQQTYERMRRFTPEGQVFVVTNEQYRDLVKEQLPEMGDDQILLEPARRNTAPCVAYAAYKIHGLDPEANIVVAPSDHLILKEDEFVRVIELALDTAANNDALLTLGIRPSRPDTGYGYIQYNEDQILDSNEVCKVKTFTEKPDLDLAKKFLESGDFLWNSGIFIWSSKSIISSFNEHLSEVGLLFEEGVDALNTPDEQAFIGRIYPTCKNISIDYGIMEKAKNVYTVPAEFGWSDLGTWGSLYTHVDRDGEGNAVVGAKQVMLYDSKRNMVSTSGDKLVVIQGLEDFIVVNTDNALLICKKEDEQMIKQFVAEAKIEKGDKYV from the coding sequence ATGAACACCCATACATATAGTGTCATCATGGCTGGCGGTATCGGCAGTCGTTTTTGGCCCATGAGCCGAACCACGAATCCGAAGCAGTTTCTCGATATACTCGGGACTGGCAAAACCCTGATCCAGCAGACCTACGAGCGCATGCGACGCTTCACTCCCGAAGGGCAAGTGTTTGTAGTGACCAACGAACAATACCGGGATCTGGTCAAAGAACAGCTTCCGGAAATGGGTGATGATCAAATCCTCCTCGAACCAGCCCGGCGAAATACTGCACCATGTGTGGCCTATGCGGCGTATAAAATTCACGGATTGGATCCAGAGGCCAACATTGTCGTTGCCCCGTCTGATCACCTCATCCTGAAAGAGGATGAATTTGTCCGCGTGATCGAACTCGCTTTGGATACGGCGGCCAACAATGATGCCCTTTTGACTTTAGGTATTCGCCCGAGTCGACCTGATACGGGTTATGGATATATTCAGTACAACGAAGACCAAATCCTGGACTCGAACGAAGTATGTAAGGTTAAGACCTTCACGGAAAAGCCGGACCTTGACTTGGCTAAGAAGTTCCTCGAAAGCGGCGACTTCCTTTGGAACAGTGGTATTTTCATTTGGTCGTCCAAGAGCATTATCAGCTCTTTCAACGAGCATCTGAGCGAAGTAGGACTTCTCTTTGAGGAAGGAGTTGACGCTTTGAATACTCCTGATGAACAGGCATTCATCGGTCGCATCTATCCCACGTGCAAGAACATTTCCATTGACTACGGCATCATGGAAAAAGCCAAGAACGTCTACACGGTGCCGGCCGAATTTGGTTGGTCTGACCTAGGAACTTGGGGCTCTCTCTATACGCATGTTGATCGCGATGGTGAAGGAAATGCCGTCGTTGGGGCCAAGCAGGTCATGCTGTACGACAGCAAACGGAACATGGTCAGTACGTCAGGCGATAAACTCGTGGTCATTCAAGGCTTGGAGGACTTTATCGTGGTGAATACCGACAATGCCTTGTTGATTTGCAAGAAAGAAGACGAGCAGATGATCAAGCAATTCGTTGCCGAAGCCAAAATTGAAAAGGGCGATAAATACGTCTAA
- a CDS encoding T9SS type A sorting domain-containing protein, whose product MKRSVLLAVVMMATVAAFGQYRQTAGEVKLTPTQRMNSLNPKASTEYRGGISEMFVWYGSTEGEIYGTPQTEFIWDLHSRGDSADLNFQYVIVTYPTLQAWDDPNGTSVIDWSNVISATVDTVWIQMGHENNSGQLDTVNVQIVSLDGQGRPTTNVLWEESITTDTSFTGGDNWTNSVFRPFLPNLTLNEPFGVRVNYFGSKLDTFGIVAGFYEDGICTGTTPKALESLFPNNSFRLLSQYDFAGLLPQAAGGDIYYDCNQNNAYDPGIDGEHFTQNINFGVSLTIEDDISVEELPSALTEVKNFPNPFSQFTNIEYTLDNSANVSLEVYDLTGAVVFSTEAGQQMPGTHTIKLMVPGLAEGIYYYSLNVNGGTVTKKMVLTR is encoded by the coding sequence ATGAAAAGATCAGTACTCTTAGCTGTCGTAATGATGGCAACTGTTGCAGCTTTCGGTCAATACCGCCAGACTGCAGGTGAGGTCAAACTCACACCAACACAACGTATGAACAGCCTTAATCCAAAGGCCTCTACTGAATACCGCGGAGGTATCAGCGAGATGTTTGTATGGTATGGTTCTACCGAAGGAGAGATCTACGGTACACCACAAACTGAATTCATCTGGGACCTTCACTCTCGCGGGGATTCTGCAGACTTGAACTTCCAGTACGTTATTGTAACCTATCCAACGCTTCAAGCTTGGGATGATCCAAACGGAACAAGTGTTATTGACTGGAGTAACGTAATCAGCGCTACTGTCGATACGGTTTGGATTCAAATGGGTCATGAGAACAACAGTGGCCAGTTGGATACGGTGAACGTACAAATCGTTTCCTTGGACGGACAGGGTCGCCCAACGACCAACGTTCTTTGGGAAGAGTCAATCACTACGGACACCAGCTTTACCGGTGGAGACAACTGGACGAACTCAGTTTTCCGTCCGTTCCTTCCAAACTTGACGTTGAACGAGCCTTTCGGTGTTCGCGTGAACTACTTTGGATCTAAATTGGACACCTTCGGAATCGTTGCTGGTTTCTACGAAGACGGAATCTGCACGGGTACTACGCCTAAAGCATTAGAGTCTTTGTTCCCAAACAACAGCTTCCGTTTGTTGTCTCAGTATGATTTCGCTGGACTATTGCCTCAAGCAGCAGGAGGAGATATCTACTACGATTGCAACCAGAACAACGCATACGATCCAGGAATTGATGGAGAGCACTTTACACAAAACATCAACTTCGGTGTTTCTTTGACCATTGAGGATGATATCTCGGTAGAGGAATTGCCAAGTGCTTTGACTGAAGTGAAAAACTTCCCTAATCCATTTAGCCAATTCACCAACATCGAATACACTTTGGACAACAGTGCCAATGTTTCTTTGGAGGTGTATGACCTTACTGGAGCGGTCGTTTTCTCAACTGAAGCAGGTCAGCAAATGCCCGGAACCCACACCATCAAGTTGATGGTTCCAGGATTGGCTGAAGGTATCTACTACTACAGCTTGAACGTGAACGGTGGAACCGTTACTAAGAAAATGGTCTTGACTCGATAA
- the kynU gene encoding kynureninase yields the protein MDYQFSLEFAREQDRLDPLGHFRQEFYFPQHGGQDVVYLTGNSLGLQPKKAKEYIQQELDDWATYGVEGHFQAKRPWMPYHEFFLESLARLMGAKPSEVVPMNGLTTNLHLLMVSFYRPEGPRTKILTEAKAFPSDQYAVESQLKFHGLDPEEHLIEVGPREGEHLIREEDLLQAIEENGGELALLFIGGVNYYSGQLFDMEKITRAAHGVGARVGWDLAHAAGNVDLKLNEWGPDFAAWCSYKYLNSGPGSVSGIFVHERHHADKALHRFAGWWGHNKERRFLMEPGFEPIESAEAWQLSNAPVFAMAPHLASLHQFDQMDFALRADKRRDLTGYLEYVIDSVATAHQASFEIITPREVTQRGSQLSVLMHGQGKALFDKLTEKGVIADWREPNVIRMAPVPMYNSYEDIYRFGQYLDEALNELKS from the coding sequence ATGGACTACCAGTTTTCCCTCGAATTTGCCCGTGAACAAGATCGATTGGACCCCTTGGGCCATTTTCGTCAGGAGTTTTACTTCCCACAGCACGGAGGGCAGGACGTTGTCTATCTCACGGGAAACTCCTTAGGTCTTCAGCCGAAGAAAGCCAAGGAGTACATTCAGCAGGAATTGGATGATTGGGCGACCTACGGCGTCGAAGGCCATTTTCAGGCAAAACGCCCCTGGATGCCTTACCACGAATTCTTTTTGGAGAGCCTAGCTCGACTGATGGGAGCCAAGCCGAGTGAAGTCGTCCCGATGAATGGCTTGACCACAAACCTTCATTTATTGATGGTCAGCTTTTATCGGCCCGAAGGGCCAAGAACCAAAATACTGACGGAAGCCAAGGCCTTCCCAAGCGATCAGTACGCGGTGGAGTCCCAATTGAAGTTTCACGGTCTAGATCCCGAAGAGCATTTGATCGAGGTTGGGCCCAGGGAAGGGGAACACCTGATTCGCGAGGAGGATCTTCTCCAGGCCATTGAGGAGAATGGGGGTGAATTGGCGCTGCTTTTTATCGGTGGAGTCAATTACTACAGCGGCCAGCTCTTCGACATGGAAAAAATTACGCGCGCTGCACACGGCGTTGGAGCCCGCGTTGGCTGGGACTTAGCGCATGCGGCAGGGAACGTTGATTTAAAATTAAATGAATGGGGACCCGATTTTGCTGCGTGGTGTAGTTATAAATACTTAAATTCAGGTCCAGGAAGCGTCTCCGGAATCTTCGTCCACGAACGCCATCACGCAGATAAAGCATTACACCGTTTTGCGGGTTGGTGGGGCCATAACAAGGAACGCCGTTTTCTAATGGAACCCGGCTTCGAACCAATCGAGTCGGCCGAGGCCTGGCAGCTCAGTAACGCCCCGGTCTTTGCTATGGCGCCCCATCTAGCTTCCCTCCATCAATTTGATCAAATGGATTTTGCCCTACGGGCCGATAAGCGACGAGACCTCACGGGTTACCTCGAATATGTTATTGATTCAGTCGCCACGGCCCACCAAGCTTCCTTCGAAATTATTACACCGCGTGAGGTGACTCAGCGCGGTAGTCAGCTCAGCGTGTTGATGCACGGTCAAGGGAAAGCGCTTTTTGACAAGCTCACCGAAAAAGGTGTGATTGCCGATTGGCGGGAACCGAACGTTATTCGGATGGCACCTGTTCCGATGTACAACAGCTACGAAGACATTTACCGCTTTGGCCAATACTTGGATGAAGCGCTCAACGAATTAAAATCCTGA
- a CDS encoding ATP-binding cassette domain-containing protein: MITVDNITKSFGEKQVLKGVSAQFAEGQTNLIIGQSGSGKTVFVKSMVGLHEIDGGTISYDGRALNEMDYDTRKRLRQEMGMVFQGGALFDSMTIQENVMFPLNMFSDMSESEKLDRVNFCLKRVNLEKVNQLRPAEVSGGMQKRVAIARSIVMEPKYLFCDEPNSGLDPQTAIVIDNLIQEITHEFNITTVINTHDMNSVMEIGEHIVFIKEGYKAWEGNSEELISTGNEAVSNFVFSSNLMRKIRAKI, translated from the coding sequence ATGATCACAGTAGATAACATTACCAAGAGTTTCGGCGAGAAACAGGTTTTAAAGGGGGTAAGCGCTCAATTCGCTGAAGGACAAACCAATTTGATCATTGGTCAAAGTGGATCGGGGAAGACCGTATTTGTGAAAAGTATGGTCGGCCTTCATGAAATAGACGGTGGGACCATTTCATACGATGGACGCGCTTTGAATGAAATGGACTACGATACGCGAAAGCGTCTTCGCCAAGAAATGGGAATGGTGTTTCAGGGCGGCGCCTTGTTCGACTCTATGACCATTCAAGAGAACGTTATGTTTCCTTTGAACATGTTCTCCGACATGTCCGAAAGCGAGAAACTCGATCGAGTCAATTTCTGTTTGAAGCGGGTCAACCTTGAGAAAGTCAATCAGCTCAGGCCGGCAGAAGTCAGTGGAGGAATGCAAAAGCGCGTGGCTATAGCGCGCTCAATAGTTATGGAGCCCAAGTACCTCTTTTGCGATGAGCCCAACAGTGGATTGGACCCTCAAACGGCGATTGTCATCGATAATCTTATCCAGGAGATTACACACGAGTTTAACATTACCACCGTGATCAATACGCACGACATGAATTCGGTCATGGAGATTGGAGAGCATATCGTCTTCATTAAAGAAGGATATAAGGCTTGGGAAGGGAATAGTGAAGAGCTTATCAGTACAGGGAATGAGGCCGTAAGCAACTTTGTCTTCAGCTCAAACCTCATGCGGAAGATTCGAGCGAAAATTTAG
- the gcvP gene encoding aminomethyl-transferring glycine dehydrogenase, producing MNTDSFLYRHVGPREADVAAMLETIGADSVEQLISETVPDGIRSKADLDLPIALSEYEFMNHARELGEKNRLHRNYIGLGYHDTILPGVIQRNILENPGWYTAYTPYQAEIAQGRLEALVNFQTMIMELTGMEIANASLLDEATAAAEAMTMLHAARPRDQKKRGADKFFVSEEIFAHTLDVLMTRSVPVGIEIVVGDHRTFEPTDEFYGALVQYPGRSGEVFDYRAWSEKMKEAGLALAVAADIMSLVLLTPPGEWGAEVVVGTTQRFGIPLGYGGPHAAYFATKESYKRHVPGRIIGVSMDAAGKPALRMALQTREQHIKRDKATSNICTAQVLLAVMAGMYGVHHGPNGLRNIARKIHGLAGALAEGLTSLGYAIKNENYFDTLTIDLGESLLWTGDSTQPIARLAEEHEMNFLYVDDRTVSIALNETTRLSDVQEILEIFATAKGASVEVPEAIVPLGTKLGEGLERTSSFMEHDIFTKYHSETDMMRYIKKLERRDLSLNHSMIALGSCTMKLNAATEMIPLTWPTWANIHPFAPVEQAAGYQEMFRELERYLAEITGLEATSLQPNSGAQGEYTGLMVIREYHWSRGDYHRDIVLIPNSAHGTNPASGVMAGMKVVVVACDERGNIDVEDLRAKAEEYSDRLSALMITYPSTHGVFEASVREITDIIHQHGGQVYMDGANMNAQVGVTSPGMIGADVCHLNLHKTFAIPHGGGGPGMGPICVAKHLVPFLPSHVMIRVGGVDGMSAVSAAPWGSGLILLISYAYIRMLGPEGLTRSTEYAILNANYIKTRLEEHYGILYSGENGRCAHEFILECRDFKAASGVEVTDIAKRLMDYGYHAPTVSFPVAGTLMIEPTESEGKNQLDRFCDAMIQIREEVKALEEDRVPKDDNPLMNAPHTLEMAMASEWNHSYSRQEATFPLAWIEHNKFWPTVRRIDQAYGDRHLVCSCEPMEAYVQETAESMA from the coding sequence ATGAACACCGATTCTTTCTTGTACCGACATGTAGGCCCACGCGAAGCAGACGTGGCCGCAATGCTGGAAACCATTGGCGCCGATTCAGTGGAGCAATTGATCTCCGAAACCGTGCCCGATGGCATCCGCTCAAAGGCGGATTTGGACTTGCCGATCGCCTTGTCTGAATATGAATTTATGAACCACGCTCGCGAGCTTGGTGAAAAGAATCGCCTGCACCGAAACTACATCGGTCTCGGATACCATGACACCATCCTTCCTGGAGTGATCCAACGCAACATCTTGGAAAACCCGGGTTGGTATACGGCCTATACGCCATACCAAGCTGAAATTGCACAGGGTCGATTGGAGGCCTTGGTCAACTTCCAGACCATGATCATGGAGTTGACCGGAATGGAAATCGCCAATGCATCACTGCTCGATGAAGCAACTGCGGCGGCAGAAGCCATGACCATGCTTCACGCTGCTCGCCCTCGTGATCAGAAAAAACGAGGAGCGGATAAGTTCTTCGTATCTGAAGAGATCTTTGCCCACACCTTGGACGTCTTGATGACGCGTTCGGTTCCGGTTGGAATTGAAATCGTCGTCGGCGATCACCGCACCTTCGAACCGACCGATGAATTCTACGGCGCTTTGGTTCAATATCCAGGACGTAGTGGAGAAGTATTCGATTACCGCGCTTGGTCGGAGAAAATGAAAGAAGCTGGATTGGCCTTGGCCGTTGCCGCGGACATCATGAGCTTGGTGCTGTTGACCCCTCCGGGAGAGTGGGGAGCGGAAGTGGTTGTCGGTACCACACAGCGATTCGGAATCCCCTTAGGATATGGTGGACCACACGCTGCTTACTTCGCAACGAAAGAGAGCTACAAACGTCACGTTCCTGGTCGAATCATCGGAGTATCTATGGATGCTGCCGGAAAGCCTGCGTTACGCATGGCCTTGCAGACCCGCGAACAGCACATCAAACGCGATAAAGCCACCTCCAACATTTGTACGGCACAGGTACTGCTCGCCGTTATGGCCGGTATGTACGGGGTGCACCACGGGCCCAACGGACTGCGCAACATCGCGCGAAAAATTCACGGCCTGGCTGGTGCCCTTGCCGAAGGCTTGACCTCTTTGGGCTATGCCATTAAAAACGAGAATTACTTCGACACCCTGACGATTGACTTGGGCGAGTCCCTGCTATGGACGGGCGATTCAACACAGCCGATTGCACGATTGGCGGAAGAGCATGAAATGAACTTCCTCTACGTCGATGATCGCACGGTTTCCATCGCGTTGAACGAGACCACTCGCCTGAGCGACGTTCAAGAAATACTAGAGATTTTTGCAACGGCCAAAGGGGCATCTGTGGAGGTGCCAGAAGCCATCGTGCCGTTAGGCACAAAACTCGGAGAAGGATTAGAGCGTACGTCATCCTTTATGGAACACGACATCTTCACCAAGTATCATTCGGAGACCGATATGATGCGCTACATCAAGAAATTGGAGCGCAGAGATTTGTCTTTGAATCACAGCATGATCGCTTTGGGTAGCTGTACCATGAAGTTGAACGCGGCTACGGAAATGATTCCGTTGACGTGGCCAACATGGGCGAATATTCACCCATTTGCTCCAGTAGAGCAGGCGGCAGGCTATCAGGAAATGTTCCGCGAGTTGGAGCGCTACCTCGCCGAAATCACCGGTCTTGAAGCGACTTCACTGCAACCTAATTCTGGAGCTCAGGGAGAATATACCGGACTCATGGTGATTCGCGAGTACCACTGGAGTCGTGGAGATTATCATCGAGATATTGTCTTAATCCCTAACAGTGCCCACGGAACCAATCCGGCCTCTGGAGTTATGGCGGGAATGAAGGTAGTGGTTGTCGCTTGTGATGAGCGCGGTAATATCGACGTTGAAGACCTTCGAGCCAAGGCCGAAGAGTACAGCGACCGCTTGAGCGCATTGATGATCACTTATCCATCCACGCACGGAGTTTTCGAAGCCAGCGTACGCGAGATCACCGACATCATTCATCAGCACGGTGGACAAGTCTATATGGACGGGGCCAACATGAATGCCCAGGTCGGGGTGACCAGCCCGGGAATGATTGGCGCAGACGTTTGTCACTTGAACCTGCACAAGACTTTTGCCATTCCACACGGTGGAGGCGGTCCTGGAATGGGTCCTATCTGTGTTGCCAAGCACTTGGTACCCTTTTTGCCAAGTCACGTCATGATTCGAGTCGGTGGAGTTGACGGTATGAGCGCGGTGAGTGCCGCCCCATGGGGAAGCGGACTGATCTTGTTGATCAGTTATGCCTACATCCGAATGCTAGGGCCCGAGGGTTTGACTAGAAGTACGGAGTATGCCATCCTCAACGCCAACTACATCAAAACGCGTTTGGAAGAGCACTACGGTATCCTTTACTCTGGCGAGAATGGACGTTGCGCTCACGAGTTCATTTTGGAGTGTCGCGATTTCAAGGCCGCTTCCGGAGTTGAAGTGACCGATATCGCGAAGCGATTGATGGATTATGGGTACCACGCACCTACTGTGAGTTTCCCCGTTGCCGGTACGTTGATGATCGAGCCTACGGAAAGCGAAGGGAAGAATCAATTGGATCGCTTCTGCGATGCCATGATCCAGATTCGCGAGGAAGTTAAAGCCCTGGAAGAGGATCGCGTACCAAAAGATGATAATCCGCTGATGAATGCGCCACACACCTTGGAGATGGCTATGGCCAGTGAATGGAATCATTCATATTCCCGCCAGGAGGCAACTTTTCCTCTCGCTTGGATAGAGCACAATAAATTCTGGCCAACTGTGCGACGGATCGATCAAGCCTATGGTGATCGACACTTGGTGTGTTCTTGCGAACCCATGGAGGCCTATGTGCAAGAAACGGCAGAAAGCATGGCTTAA
- a CDS encoding SprT-like domain-containing protein, giving the protein MAWSSHIPPQAENYVSELLRPFRVDVRVSRARRTKTGDFRPGKRGHQISVNGNLNEFHFLWVLVHEIAHLHVYETYRQRVAPHGPEWKQTFQNLMWPLTEVEYVPQELRAHWQRHLRKPKASTFSDPTLVQAFRVYDEEDDVTTVSMLLEGQEFELPGGRRFRRGPKQRTRYKCQEISSGRWFLVPGLAPIVS; this is encoded by the coding sequence ATGGCATGGAGCTCCCACATCCCGCCGCAGGCGGAAAACTACGTTAGCGAATTACTGAGACCCTTTCGGGTCGATGTGCGCGTTTCACGTGCCAGAAGGACCAAAACTGGGGATTTCCGTCCCGGGAAAAGAGGGCATCAAATTTCGGTGAATGGCAACCTCAATGAATTTCATTTTCTCTGGGTACTCGTTCACGAAATCGCCCATCTTCACGTGTATGAGACCTATAGGCAGCGTGTCGCCCCTCATGGTCCTGAATGGAAACAGACCTTTCAAAATCTAATGTGGCCATTGACAGAGGTCGAATACGTTCCACAGGAGCTTCGAGCTCATTGGCAACGTCACTTGAGGAAGCCCAAGGCATCAACCTTCAGCGATCCCACATTGGTTCAAGCCTTCCGGGTTTACGACGAAGAAGATGACGTGACTACGGTATCCATGTTGCTGGAGGGCCAGGAATTCGAGCTCCCAGGAGGTCGAAGGTTCCGACGGGGTCCGAAGCAGCGAACGCGGTATAAGTGTCAGGAAATCAGCTCGGGTCGATGGTTTTTAGTTCCCGGTCTAGCCCCGATCGTCTCTTGA
- a CDS encoding ferrous iron transport protein A: MTLAELRMGDRALIKSYDQEDIALKLMELGMIPNELVTLVRRAPAGDPIAIKIGSSILALRLDEAEAVKIEKIQ; encoded by the coding sequence TTGACACTAGCTGAACTCCGCATGGGTGACCGAGCCTTGATCAAATCCTACGATCAAGAAGATATCGCACTCAAGCTTATGGAACTCGGCATGATTCCAAATGAATTGGTGACTTTGGTTCGCCGCGCTCCTGCGGGTGATCCTATTGCCATCAAAATTGGAAGCAGTATTCTCGCCCTTCGGCTCGATGAAGCAGAAGCGGTGAAGATTGAAAAAATTCAATAA
- a CDS encoding ABC transporter permease: protein MNFFFHVGRYFFLLWRVLRIPEKWSAFRKELSREIWDIGVSSLGIVIFISIFVGAVVALQLAFNIQDSPFLPNWYIGYGTRQSLVLEFSPTMISLVLAGKVGSSISSNIGTMRSSEQIDALEVMGVNSAQFLILPKIIASIFFNPLLIILSLAAGILGGLAAGPLTGLWTVGEFVDGATLEFNAYSFTYAMIKTIIFAFVIATVSSYHGYYTKGGSLDVGRSSTQAVVYSSITIIILNFVLTQVLL from the coding sequence ATGAATTTTTTCTTCCACGTTGGAAGGTACTTTTTCTTACTCTGGCGAGTGCTGCGCATCCCGGAAAAGTGGTCGGCATTTCGCAAAGAGTTGTCCCGCGAAATCTGGGACATTGGAGTAAGCTCTCTGGGTATCGTCATATTCATCTCCATTTTTGTTGGCGCTGTTGTTGCCCTTCAGCTGGCCTTTAACATTCAGGACAGTCCATTTTTGCCGAATTGGTACATAGGATATGGAACGCGTCAATCACTGGTATTGGAGTTTTCACCAACTATGATTTCTCTGGTATTGGCCGGAAAAGTAGGCTCCAGTATATCCTCGAACATAGGGACCATGCGCAGTTCAGAGCAGATTGACGCCCTTGAAGTAATGGGTGTTAATTCAGCACAGTTTCTGATTCTTCCCAAAATCATTGCCTCGATCTTTTTTAACCCTCTATTGATCATCTTGAGCCTTGCTGCTGGTATTCTCGGCGGTTTGGCTGCCGGACCTTTGACGGGTTTGTGGACGGTCGGAGAATTTGTCGATGGCGCTACCTTAGAGTTTAATGCCTACAGCTTCACCTATGCCATGATCAAGACGATCATTTTTGCTTTTGTGATTGCTACAGTCAGCTCCTATCATGGATACTATACCAAAGGAGGTTCTTTGGATGTAGGACGTTCCAGTACTCAAGCGGTGGTCTACAGTTCCATCACCATCATTATTCTGAATTTCGTCTTAACACAGGTTCTGCTATGA
- the feoB gene encoding ferrous iron transport protein B: MAKGSKKIALIGNPNSGKSTLFNALTGLNQRVGNFPGVTVDKKMGSFSIQNAQGQKERFELIDLPGTYSLYPKSVDELVTFEVLCDPENPDYPEQVIVVADSTNMTRSLFLATQVIELNLPTILVLNMGDLAEKDGLTFDLFRLQKELGVPVVLMNARKKSDLSKLKALLAIKTQAPEKDFIKVGEFSPELLERVRESVNVNSDYAAFQVACNYKFISYFKDHPERSKRIQELVVEHEFKPYRFQADESKKRYELIPGIIARNVRQSKSTREHLTERIDNVLTHKVWGYVIFLSILFVMFQAVFSWATLPMEWIEYVFTSMTEYLANSLPPGILSGLLTDGVLAGLSGVVVFVPQIAFLFFFIALLEDTGYMSRVSFMMDKLMRRFGLNGRSVIPLVGGFACAIPAIMATRSISGWKQRLITILITPLMSCSARLPVYTLLISLVIPSDAQWGIFNVQGLILMGLYLLGFVAAIVVAFLLNLWLNEADRSFFVMELPGYKWPDWKTIGFTLIEKVRIFLFDAGKIIVAISIVLWFLSSYGPGERMAKINDKYEALAVDGELDAGLRAAMGSEKLEASYAGIIGKTIEPAIRPLGYDWKIGIALITSFAAREVFVGTMATIYSVGDPDNESSIREKMQDEVNVITGKKQYGLATGLSLMVFYAFALQCMSTVAVVRRETRSWKWPLAQFLFMGAMAYVASLITYQLLA, from the coding sequence TTGGCCAAGGGAAGCAAGAAGATCGCCCTCATAGGGAACCCCAACAGCGGAAAGAGCACGCTATTCAATGCTTTAACGGGCTTGAATCAGCGGGTAGGCAACTTTCCTGGGGTTACTGTAGATAAGAAAATGGGATCATTCTCGATTCAGAATGCCCAAGGTCAAAAGGAGAGGTTCGAACTCATTGACCTTCCTGGAACCTATAGCCTTTATCCAAAGTCCGTAGACGAGCTGGTCACTTTCGAAGTGCTCTGTGATCCAGAAAATCCAGACTACCCAGAACAGGTCATAGTGGTGGCCGACAGCACCAACATGACGAGAAGCCTTTTCTTAGCCACGCAGGTCATCGAACTCAACCTGCCCACCATCCTGGTTTTGAACATGGGGGATTTAGCAGAAAAGGACGGACTCACCTTTGATCTCTTTCGCCTTCAAAAAGAACTGGGAGTGCCTGTGGTCCTTATGAATGCAAGAAAGAAAAGTGACCTGAGCAAGCTTAAGGCTCTCCTGGCGATTAAAACTCAGGCCCCTGAAAAAGACTTCATCAAGGTCGGTGAATTCTCTCCAGAGCTTCTGGAACGCGTTAGAGAATCCGTTAACGTGAACAGTGATTATGCCGCGTTTCAGGTTGCGTGCAATTACAAGTTCATCAGCTATTTCAAGGATCACCCGGAGCGCAGCAAACGGATTCAGGAACTCGTTGTGGAGCACGAGTTTAAGCCCTACAGATTTCAAGCGGACGAAAGCAAAAAGCGCTACGAGCTCATCCCTGGAATTATCGCGAGAAATGTCCGCCAGTCCAAGAGTACTCGTGAGCATTTAACAGAACGAATTGACAACGTCCTCACCCACAAAGTCTGGGGCTATGTTATATTCCTGAGTATTCTATTTGTCATGTTTCAAGCTGTTTTCAGTTGGGCAACTCTTCCCATGGAATGGATTGAATACGTATTTACCAGCATGACCGAATACCTCGCCAACTCCCTACCACCGGGAATTCTCTCCGGCCTACTCACCGACGGTGTACTCGCTGGTTTGAGTGGTGTGGTTGTTTTTGTACCTCAGATCGCCTTCCTCTTTTTCTTCATCGCCCTCCTCGAAGACACCGGATATATGTCCCGAGTGAGCTTCATGATGGACAAACTTATGAGGCGTTTTGGACTCAATGGACGAAGCGTGATTCCCTTGGTTGGCGGCTTTGCCTGTGCCATTCCAGCCATCATGGCCACTCGAAGCATTAGCGGATGGAAACAGCGCTTGATCACCATATTGATCACTCCATTAATGAGCTGTTCCGCTCGGCTCCCCGTCTACACCCTGCTCATCAGCCTGGTGATCCCCAGTGATGCACAATGGGGGATATTCAATGTCCAAGGACTTATCCTCATGGGACTTTACCTACTCGGATTTGTCGCGGCCATCGTCGTAGCCTTCTTGCTCAACCTCTGGCTGAACGAAGCCGATCGCAGCTTCTTTGTCATGGAGCTCCCGGGCTATAAATGGCCCGATTGGAAAACTATTGGATTCACACTCATTGAGAAAGTACGCATCTTCTTGTTTGATGCAGGTAAGATCATCGTGGCCATTTCCATTGTGCTGTGGTTTTTGTCGAGCTATGGCCCTGGCGAGCGAATGGCCAAGATCAATGATAAATACGAGGCTTTGGCCGTAGACGGTGAACTCGACGCAGGTCTACGCGCAGCTATGGGCAGTGAAAAACTGGAAGCTTCTTATGCTGGAATCATTGGCAAGACCATCGAGCCAGCGATCCGCCCCTTGGGCTACGATTGGAAGATCGGAATCGCCTTGATCACGAGCTTCGCGGCCCGAGAGGTCTTTGTAGGTACTATGGCAACCATTTACAGTGTGGGAGATCCAGACAACGAAAGCTCCATTCGAGAGAAAATGCAAGACGAAGTAAACGTCATCACCGGGAAGAAACAATATGGCCTTGCTACGGGATTATCCCTAATGGTCTTCTACGCCTTTGCGCTTCAATGCATGAGTACGGTAGCCGTTGTGCGTCGGGAGACGCGAAGCTGGAAATGGCCCTTGGCCCAATTCCTTTTCATGGGTGCCATGGCCTACGTAGCCAGCCTAATCACCTATCAATTGCTCGCCTAA